Proteins encoded in a region of the Saccharothrix ecbatanensis genome:
- a CDS encoding TetR/AcrR family transcriptional regulator, with protein MAGRFRQQIDDEILDRAAGLFAQHGFAQTSLKSLADAVGLSKPGLLHHFPSKEALYEAALGLGQALGERVLEQLEPLPPGPDRDRRALELLTDIALDRPGLVALGFRSLTAPDIDPANNTYDTFVEKIFAVDLAAAPPDRVVRVVGALSALAALSLAANEVGDKTTWRPHIIETCSDAIGHHRPDAAASRSSQVEA; from the coding sequence ATGGCAGGACGGTTCCGGCAGCAGATCGACGACGAGATCCTCGACCGAGCGGCCGGGCTCTTCGCGCAGCACGGGTTCGCCCAGACGTCGTTGAAGTCCCTCGCCGACGCCGTCGGCCTGTCCAAACCCGGCCTGCTGCACCACTTCCCGAGCAAGGAAGCCCTCTACGAGGCCGCGTTGGGCCTGGGCCAGGCGCTGGGCGAGCGGGTGCTCGAACAGCTGGAGCCACTGCCGCCAGGCCCGGACCGGGACCGGCGCGCGCTGGAGTTGCTGACCGACATCGCGCTCGACCGACCGGGGCTGGTGGCACTCGGGTTCCGCTCGCTCACCGCCCCCGACATCGACCCCGCGAACAACACCTACGACACGTTCGTGGAGAAGATCTTCGCCGTCGACCTGGCCGCGGCCCCACCGGATCGGGTGGTGCGGGTCGTGGGCGCGCTCAGCGCGCTGGCCGCGCTGAGCCTGGCCGCCAACGAGGTGGGCGACAAGACCACCTGGCGGCCGCACATCATCGAGACCTGTTCCGACGCGATCGGCCATCACCGGCCCGACGCCGCTGCATCCCGTTCTTCCCAGGTGGAGGCCTGA
- a CDS encoding extracellular solute-binding protein gives MNHRIDRRSLLRLAGVGALGLAAPSFLTACGTGGSSGDVSNAGKNLAPWPSYVPFSGPAPDAPGDVTGVQPLYLKYPEKLVQSVNNPVGDGSDVTVLVVSYGAPPKPVGENQYWQAINKALGVNLKVIVVPDPEYGQKMATLMASGEDLPDLIMFSNLALPHAAEFVQSRTADLSEFVGGDAVKEFPNLANIPTYAWKGMGRIGGKIHGIPLERPMPANSLFVNRSAMDAAGIPKDWTTEQYLDGMKELTGDNKWGVGWFKTLFGGLGGITYHAGSLGAPNTWSADGGKFSHTIATPEFEQAMEVMRKLVETGTHYPDSLTISSTDMQSHFYNGTVASMNDGFGSVNLSNLSKINGRFALDLGRPYGPKATPWQGAGVFGYVTFKKAESARIKLLLRVVDYLSAPFGTTEYELANYGVEGKHFTKDANGIKTTDLYSQENNSLLPTKYIGTAPAVLYLPGHGDVAKAVHEWQKASLPKSVRNPAVGLRSSTEASKGAQLGQIIGDGITAITFGRKPPSAWKDVVAQWRQAGGDQVAEELAKEHAANQ, from the coding sequence ATGAATCACCGCATCGACCGCCGTTCCCTGCTGCGGCTGGCGGGAGTCGGCGCGCTCGGCTTGGCCGCGCCGTCCTTCCTCACGGCGTGCGGAACGGGTGGCTCGTCCGGCGACGTCTCCAACGCGGGCAAGAACCTCGCCCCCTGGCCGTCGTACGTGCCGTTCTCCGGCCCCGCCCCGGACGCGCCCGGCGACGTCACGGGCGTGCAGCCGCTCTACCTGAAGTACCCCGAGAAGCTCGTGCAGTCGGTGAACAACCCCGTGGGGGACGGTTCCGACGTCACGGTGCTGGTCGTGTCCTACGGAGCGCCGCCCAAGCCGGTCGGCGAGAACCAGTACTGGCAGGCGATCAACAAGGCGCTGGGCGTCAACCTGAAGGTCATCGTCGTGCCCGATCCCGAGTACGGGCAGAAGATGGCCACGCTGATGGCCTCGGGCGAAGACCTGCCGGACCTGATCATGTTCTCGAACCTGGCGCTGCCGCACGCGGCCGAGTTCGTCCAGAGCCGCACCGCCGACCTGTCGGAGTTCGTGGGCGGCGACGCGGTCAAGGAGTTCCCGAACCTGGCCAACATCCCGACCTACGCGTGGAAGGGCATGGGCCGCATCGGCGGCAAGATCCACGGCATCCCGCTGGAACGCCCGATGCCCGCCAACAGCCTGTTCGTCAACCGCTCGGCCATGGACGCGGCGGGCATCCCCAAGGACTGGACGACCGAGCAGTACCTGGACGGCATGAAGGAGCTGACCGGCGACAACAAGTGGGGCGTCGGCTGGTTCAAGACGCTGTTCGGCGGGCTGGGCGGCATCACGTACCACGCCGGCTCGCTCGGCGCGCCCAACACCTGGTCAGCGGACGGCGGCAAGTTCAGCCACACCATCGCCACGCCGGAGTTCGAGCAGGCCATGGAGGTCATGCGCAAGCTGGTCGAGACCGGCACGCACTACCCCGACAGCCTCACCATCAGCTCCACCGACATGCAGAGCCACTTCTACAACGGCACCGTCGCCTCGATGAACGACGGCTTCGGCTCGGTGAACCTGTCCAACCTGAGCAAGATCAACGGCCGGTTCGCCCTCGACCTCGGCCGGCCGTACGGGCCGAAGGCCACACCGTGGCAGGGGGCCGGCGTGTTCGGCTACGTCACCTTCAAGAAGGCCGAGTCGGCCCGGATCAAGCTGCTGCTGCGCGTCGTCGACTACCTCAGCGCGCCGTTCGGCACCACGGAGTACGAGCTGGCCAACTACGGCGTGGAGGGCAAGCACTTCACCAAGGACGCCAACGGCATCAAGACGACCGACCTGTACAGCCAGGAGAACAACTCGCTGCTGCCGACGAAGTACATCGGCACCGCGCCGGCGGTCCTGTACCTGCCCGGTCACGGCGACGTGGCCAAGGCGGTCCACGAGTGGCAGAAGGCGTCGCTGCCCAAGAGCGTGCGCAACCCCGCCGTCGGACTCCGGTCGAGCACCGAGGCGAGCAAGGGCGCCCAGCTGGGCCAGATCATCGGGGACGGCATCACGGCGATCACGTTCGGCCGCAAGCCGCCGTCGGCCTGGAAGGACGTCGTCGCCCAGTGGCGGCAGGCCGGCGGTGACCAGGTCGCCGAGGAACTGGCCAAGGAGCACGCGGCGAACCAGTGA
- a CDS encoding DUF2264 domain-containing protein, translating to MTRLPHGLPMPDARRSPHTGWTRTHWEAVADHLLTSVVPYATDDFAQFRLPGRASWSGQVSDGLEGFARTFLLAAFRIAGAGGDVPPALLERYAQGLVAGTDPAHPFAWPALTDMSQQLAEAASVALALHETRPWLFDRLTSAEQERVVAWLAGAVGKRTPDNNWVLFRVVVEQFLASVGGPHEPDEITGGLERIEEWYVGNGWYSDGKGKNFDYYCGWAMHQYPSLWARMAGDKVRQELYAGRLRRFLEQYQHFFAADGGPVHQGRSLTYRFAAVAPFWLGALTGASPLPPGRTRRIAGGGLRHFVERGAPDERGLLTLGWYDEFLPTVQAYSGPASPYWASKAFLGLLVPPDHPVWTDPEEAAPVDVADQVVPMPAPGWLLHSTRSDGVVRLLNHGSDRDRVQALDGTPDPHYLKFAYTSHTGPEFDGPASGVDNHLAVIAPDGTASARRRIEPLTVSDGFAASAYQDGPVRVVTASVVHGAVEVRIHQVTAPAGYQVRDGGHALAAPTPLESQAADGVALARRPDGLCSAVRALHGFTSAGVVTAEGTNAFARHSATPYVIADAHPGGTAVYVTLVQLAAQEPPTVDVRVEDDLVVLSLPETVTVRLGDTPTCERASTG from the coding sequence ATGACCCGCTTGCCGCACGGCCTCCCGATGCCCGATGCCCGACGGTCCCCGCACACCGGCTGGACCCGGACCCATTGGGAGGCCGTCGCGGATCACCTGCTGACGTCCGTCGTGCCGTACGCGACGGACGACTTCGCCCAGTTCCGGCTGCCCGGCCGGGCGAGCTGGTCGGGGCAGGTGAGCGATGGGCTGGAGGGCTTCGCCCGGACGTTCCTGCTCGCCGCGTTCCGGATCGCGGGCGCGGGCGGCGACGTGCCGCCCGCGCTCCTGGAGCGTTACGCGCAGGGGCTGGTGGCCGGGACCGATCCGGCGCACCCGTTCGCGTGGCCGGCCCTGACGGACATGTCCCAGCAGTTGGCCGAGGCGGCGTCGGTCGCGTTGGCGCTGCACGAGACCCGACCGTGGCTGTTCGACCGGTTGACGTCGGCCGAGCAGGAACGGGTGGTGGCGTGGCTGGCCGGAGCGGTCGGGAAGCGCACGCCGGACAACAACTGGGTGCTGTTCCGGGTGGTGGTCGAGCAGTTCCTGGCGTCGGTCGGCGGTCCGCACGAGCCGGACGAGATCACCGGCGGGCTGGAGCGGATCGAGGAGTGGTACGTCGGCAACGGCTGGTACTCCGACGGCAAGGGCAAGAACTTCGACTACTACTGCGGCTGGGCGATGCACCAGTACCCGTCGCTGTGGGCGCGGATGGCGGGCGACAAGGTCCGTCAGGAGCTCTACGCGGGGCGGCTGCGTCGGTTCCTCGAGCAGTACCAGCACTTCTTCGCGGCCGACGGCGGACCGGTGCACCAGGGACGTTCCCTGACGTACCGGTTCGCCGCGGTGGCGCCGTTCTGGCTCGGCGCGCTGACCGGCGCGTCACCCCTGCCGCCCGGTCGCACGCGACGCATCGCCGGCGGCGGCCTGCGCCACTTCGTGGAGCGGGGTGCGCCGGACGAGCGAGGGCTGCTCACCCTGGGCTGGTACGACGAGTTCCTGCCCACGGTTCAGGCCTACTCCGGCCCGGCATCGCCGTACTGGGCAAGCAAGGCGTTCCTCGGCCTGCTCGTGCCGCCCGACCATCCCGTCTGGACAGACCCGGAGGAGGCGGCGCCGGTCGACGTGGCGGACCAGGTCGTGCCGATGCCCGCGCCCGGCTGGTTGCTGCACAGCACCCGGTCGGACGGTGTCGTCCGCCTGCTCAACCACGGCAGCGACCGCGACCGCGTCCAGGCCCTGGACGGCACGCCAGACCCGCACTACCTCAAGTTCGCCTACACCAGCCACACCGGACCGGAGTTCGACGGGCCGGCGTCCGGTGTGGACAATCACCTCGCCGTCATCGCACCCGACGGCACCGCCTCCGCGCGTCGCCGCATCGAGCCGCTGACCGTGTCGGACGGCTTCGCCGCGTCGGCCTACCAGGACGGCCCCGTCCGCGTGGTGACGGCCTCCGTGGTCCACGGCGCGGTGGAGGTCAGGATCCACCAGGTCACCGCCCCGGCCGGCTACCAGGTCCGGGACGGCGGCCACGCGCTAGCCGCGCCGACACCGCTCGAATCCCAAGCAGCCGACGGCGTTGCGCTGGCACGACGTCCGGACGGTTTGTGCAGTGCCGTGCGAGCCCTGCACGGCTTCACCTCTGCGGGCGTCGTGACCGCGGAGGGAACGAACGCCTTCGCCCGCCACTCGGCCACGCCGTACGTGATCGCCGACGCGCATCCCGGTGGCACCGCGGTCTACGTGACCCTCGTGCAACTCGCGGCCCAAGAGCCGCCCACAGTGGACGTACGCGTCGAAGACGACCTGGTGGTGCTGTCCCTGCCCGAGACCGTCACGGTCCGCCTGGGCGACACCCCGACCTGCGAACGCGCCTCCACCGGCTGA
- a CDS encoding MMPL family transporter, with protein MAVLLHRLGMAAYRGRLAVVLLWLVVLIGSGVGALTLSGTTSNSFAIPGQESSTALEKIKAEFGAGGASARVVVQAPQGQTLTTPENAQAIGKLVAELGTLPGVTSASNPLDPAAPTINAAQDTAFSTVTFDAAAGEVTAEQQTALLDTVDDARAGGLTAEVTGEATQTPPHIGGVTEALGVVIALLILALTYGSLVTAGMNLLTASVGVGIGVLGITIATGFMELQSTTTALAGMLGLAVGIDYALFIINRYRQELRGGADVPTAIGIAVGTAGSAVVTAGITVVIALVGLVVVGIPFLTQMGLAAAGTIVVAVLVAITLVPAVLGYLGRRALPRKQRTAPATAAPADTADAPERGFYAGWIGTITRRRVTALLLSIIALGVVAVPFAAMQTTLVQLPEADSTQARAEQLLTDGFGPGFNGPLVVLFEGDNATRTATDATGAISALGDVAVVTRAIPNADDTAALLTVIAKSGPTSEATERLVTELREQLSGLDGGTASVTGATAVSVDVAVSLDEALPVYLVLVVGLALVLLVLVFRSLLVPLVGVLGFLLTVGASLGATVAVFQWGWLADAVNLDTTGPLISLTPILVIGILFGLAMDYQIFLVSRMHEAHHRGAAPRDAIVTGFRQAAPVVVAAALIMFSVFAGFVPAGQLAMKSIAFALAIGILADAFVVRMILVPAALALLGERAWWLPKWLRWLPALDVEGAALAREPKTEQRTLVDVNG; from the coding sequence ATGGCAGTTCTGTTGCACCGGCTCGGCATGGCCGCCTACAGAGGCCGGTTGGCGGTCGTCCTGTTGTGGCTGGTCGTCCTGATCGGCTCCGGTGTCGGCGCGCTGACGCTGTCCGGGACCACGTCGAACAGCTTCGCCATCCCCGGTCAGGAGTCCAGCACCGCACTGGAGAAGATCAAGGCGGAGTTCGGCGCGGGAGGCGCGTCCGCCCGCGTCGTGGTGCAGGCGCCTCAAGGGCAGACGCTGACCACGCCGGAGAACGCCCAGGCCATCGGGAAACTGGTGGCCGAACTGGGCACGCTGCCCGGCGTCACCTCGGCGAGCAACCCGCTGGACCCGGCCGCGCCGACGATCAACGCGGCGCAGGACACGGCTTTCAGCACGGTGACCTTCGACGCCGCCGCGGGTGAGGTGACCGCCGAGCAGCAGACCGCACTGCTCGACACCGTCGACGACGCCAGAGCAGGCGGGTTGACCGCCGAGGTGACCGGTGAGGCCACCCAGACGCCGCCGCACATCGGCGGCGTGACCGAGGCGCTCGGCGTCGTCATCGCCCTGCTGATCCTGGCGCTGACCTACGGGTCGCTGGTGACGGCGGGGATGAACCTGCTCACCGCGTCCGTCGGCGTCGGCATCGGCGTGCTGGGCATCACCATCGCCACCGGGTTCATGGAACTCCAGTCCACCACCACGGCACTGGCCGGGATGCTCGGCCTGGCGGTCGGCATCGACTACGCCCTGTTCATCATCAACCGCTACCGGCAGGAACTGCGTGGCGGCGCGGACGTGCCGACGGCGATCGGCATCGCTGTCGGCACCGCCGGATCGGCGGTGGTGACAGCGGGCATCACCGTGGTCATCGCCCTGGTCGGGCTGGTCGTGGTCGGCATCCCGTTCCTCACCCAGATGGGCCTGGCCGCGGCCGGGACCATCGTCGTCGCCGTCCTCGTCGCGATCACCCTGGTCCCCGCGGTGCTCGGCTACCTCGGCCGCCGTGCACTGCCCCGCAAGCAGCGCACCGCACCAGCCACCGCCGCACCAGCCGACACCGCAGACGCGCCGGAACGCGGCTTCTACGCGGGCTGGATCGGCACGATCACCCGCCGCCGGGTGACGGCGCTGCTGCTGTCGATCATCGCCCTGGGCGTCGTCGCGGTGCCGTTCGCCGCCATGCAGACCACCCTCGTCCAACTCCCCGAGGCGGACAGCACCCAGGCACGGGCCGAGCAGCTGCTCACCGACGGCTTCGGCCCCGGCTTCAACGGACCGCTGGTCGTCCTGTTCGAGGGCGACAACGCCACCAGGACCGCCACCGACGCCACGGGTGCGATCAGCGCGCTCGGTGACGTCGCCGTCGTCACCAGGGCCATCCCCAACGCCGACGACACCGCGGCGCTGCTGACCGTCATCGCCAAGTCCGGTCCCACAAGCGAAGCGACCGAACGGCTGGTCACCGAGCTGCGCGAGCAGCTGTCCGGTCTCGACGGCGGCACCGCGTCCGTCACCGGCGCCACCGCCGTGAGCGTCGACGTGGCGGTGTCCCTCGACGAGGCGCTGCCGGTCTACCTCGTGCTGGTCGTCGGTCTGGCGCTGGTCCTGCTCGTGCTGGTCTTCCGGTCGCTGCTGGTCCCGCTGGTCGGCGTGCTCGGCTTCCTGCTGACCGTGGGCGCGTCGCTCGGCGCGACCGTGGCGGTGTTCCAGTGGGGCTGGCTGGCCGACGCGGTCAACCTCGACACCACCGGACCGCTGATCAGCCTCACCCCGATCCTGGTGATCGGCATCCTGTTCGGCCTGGCGATGGACTACCAGATCTTCCTGGTCTCCCGGATGCACGAGGCGCACCACCGCGGCGCCGCACCCCGCGACGCCATCGTGACCGGCTTCCGCCAGGCCGCACCGGTCGTCGTCGCCGCGGCTCTGATCATGTTCTCGGTCTTCGCCGGGTTCGTCCCGGCCGGCCAGCTCGCGATGAAGTCCATCGCCTTCGCGCTGGCCATCGGCATCCTCGCGGACGCCTTCGTGGTCCGCATGATCCTCGTCCCGGCGGCGTTGGCCCTGCTCGGCGAACGGGCGTGGTGGTTGCCCAAGTGGCTGCGGTGGCTGCCTGCCCTCGACGTCGAAGGCGCCGCCCTCGCCCGGGAGCCGAAGACCGAACAGCGAACCCTGGTCGACGTCAACGGATAG
- a CDS encoding ATP-binding protein — MAEFVELVLVALTAGAAVDTGEAASTAIQDAYQGLKITAGKVLRRGISDPDEAGGVVEMQLADPRAHQEELEGVLARADDDERAELLAAARKVLVLVDPRGDAAGKYRVESRRDEGVQVRDHNARTHDRDRATTENSANAEAITAVVQAGVVNGGISVHHGSAHTPVPHNLPPGTRRFVGRSAELDRLTAFATAEAGSRVCVLDGQPGIGKTTLALRWGDTARGLFPDGQVYVDLRGFDSIRTAVTPEAAARMILGALHVPMGSIPPEPDDQLALLLSTLDERRVLLIIDNVRDSAQVRPLLPGSRSCFTVVTARHRLHGLAVHHDAERIHLPPLTADEAVHLLEQRLGTYRVETESAAVARVVAACGGHPLALSVVAARAADDPTNSLNGIVKALENKTEALDALHLPDAADMRAVFSLSYDNLPPAMAEGFRTLALFPGSGIDVHAAAAMIGSDLFQARETIHELVRCHLLGRTSSGHHAFHALTHIYGLEKTLRHDSPDRREAVVVAVLNHLLHAASRADRLINDHRRPMELEPCLRPELLPILINRTDALAWFTSEYDNVLATIAFATAEQLHPYTWQLAWTISNFAYLTARLRDWIDTHTDAVAAARHLGDRPVEVRLQQSLARAHGESGDYQRSVDWYLTALDILDELGDVQGRANALNGLAAVQLRANALHDAFDSASKALELYEGSGDDAATASTYSHLGRTCQALGEPTKAKRYHRLAEDLYAKSDNLYGLAHVADSMAELESAAGRHRAAMTHLRRAVELHYKVGNLNYAAQSCRQLRSLLLDLAPSHVLIEWLSKAIGTLEDNRKSEAASLVEEITNHRSWSMSS; from the coding sequence GTGGCCGAGTTCGTGGAGTTGGTGCTGGTGGCATTGACCGCGGGTGCGGCAGTGGATACGGGAGAAGCTGCGTCGACCGCGATACAGGACGCCTACCAGGGACTGAAGATCACCGCGGGCAAAGTCCTGCGCCGTGGGATCTCCGACCCCGATGAGGCTGGTGGCGTGGTGGAGATGCAGTTGGCCGATCCACGAGCCCACCAGGAGGAACTCGAAGGCGTCCTTGCGCGAGCCGACGACGATGAGCGGGCGGAGCTGCTCGCCGCAGCGCGCAAGGTGCTGGTGCTTGTCGATCCACGAGGTGACGCGGCGGGCAAGTACCGGGTGGAGTCGCGCCGGGACGAGGGCGTCCAGGTTCGAGATCACAACGCGCGAACCCACGATCGGGATCGTGCGACGACGGAGAACTCTGCGAACGCGGAAGCCATCACGGCGGTGGTCCAAGCAGGCGTCGTCAACGGTGGCATCAGTGTCCACCACGGCTCCGCGCACACGCCGGTCCCCCACAACCTGCCGCCCGGCACGCGTCGCTTCGTCGGGCGCTCCGCCGAACTCGACCGGTTGACCGCGTTCGCGACGGCGGAAGCCGGCAGTCGCGTCTGCGTACTCGACGGACAGCCGGGGATCGGCAAGACCACGTTGGCGCTGCGATGGGGCGACACCGCACGTGGTCTGTTCCCGGACGGTCAGGTCTACGTCGACCTGCGCGGATTCGACTCGATCCGCACTGCGGTCACCCCTGAAGCAGCAGCCCGCATGATCCTCGGCGCCCTACACGTGCCCATGGGGTCGATCCCACCCGAACCGGACGACCAGTTGGCGTTGCTCCTCAGCACGCTGGACGAACGACGAGTCTTGCTGATCATCGACAACGTGCGCGACAGCGCTCAGGTCCGACCACTGCTCCCCGGCTCGCGCAGCTGCTTCACGGTCGTGACCGCGCGCCACCGGCTCCACGGCTTGGCGGTGCACCACGACGCCGAGCGCATCCACCTCCCGCCGCTCACCGCGGACGAGGCGGTGCACCTCCTCGAACAGCGCCTGGGCACATACCGCGTGGAGACCGAAAGCGCGGCGGTGGCACGCGTCGTGGCCGCGTGCGGCGGACACCCGCTGGCGTTGAGCGTGGTAGCCGCGCGCGCGGCCGACGACCCGACGAACTCCCTGAACGGCATTGTCAAAGCGTTGGAGAACAAGACCGAGGCGCTGGACGCCTTGCACCTCCCGGACGCTGCGGATATGCGAGCGGTGTTCTCCCTGTCGTACGACAATCTGCCGCCCGCCATGGCGGAGGGGTTCCGGACACTGGCCCTGTTCCCGGGTTCCGGGATCGACGTGCACGCTGCCGCCGCAATGATCGGCAGCGACCTGTTCCAGGCACGTGAAACGATCCACGAACTCGTCCGTTGCCATCTGTTGGGGCGGACCTCTTCCGGCCACCACGCCTTCCACGCGCTGACGCACATCTACGGCCTGGAGAAAACCCTGCGGCACGACTCCCCAGACCGGCGCGAAGCGGTCGTGGTCGCGGTGCTCAACCACTTGCTGCACGCCGCGAGCCGTGCAGACCGGCTGATCAACGATCACCGACGGCCGATGGAGCTCGAACCGTGCCTGCGTCCGGAACTGCTGCCCATTCTCATCAACCGCACCGACGCGCTGGCGTGGTTCACCTCCGAGTACGACAACGTCCTCGCCACGATCGCATTCGCCACCGCGGAGCAGCTGCATCCCTACACATGGCAACTGGCGTGGACGATCTCCAACTTCGCCTACCTGACCGCGCGCCTGCGGGACTGGATCGACACCCACACCGACGCCGTGGCCGCCGCCCGGCACCTCGGCGACCGGCCGGTCGAGGTCCGGCTCCAACAGTCCCTGGCACGGGCGCACGGCGAGAGCGGCGACTACCAGCGGTCCGTCGACTGGTACTTGACCGCGCTCGACATCCTCGACGAACTCGGTGACGTGCAGGGGCGAGCGAACGCGCTCAACGGCCTCGCCGCGGTGCAGTTGCGCGCCAACGCCCTCCACGACGCGTTCGACTCCGCATCGAAGGCTCTTGAGCTGTACGAAGGTTCTGGCGATGACGCGGCCACGGCCAGCACGTACAGCCACCTCGGCCGCACCTGCCAGGCCCTGGGTGAACCGACCAAAGCCAAGCGCTACCACCGACTCGCGGAGGACCTCTACGCGAAGTCCGACAATCTCTACGGACTGGCACACGTCGCTGATTCGATGGCCGAACTGGAATCGGCGGCCGGCAGGCACCGTGCCGCCATGACTCACCTCCGACGGGCGGTGGAACTGCACTACAAGGTCGGAAACCTCAACTACGCCGCCCAGTCGTGCCGGCAGCTACGCTCCCTCTTGCTCGACTTGGCCCCCTCGCATGTGTTGATCGAGTGGCTGTCCAAGGCGATCGGAACCCTGGAGGACAACCGGAAGAGTGAAGCAGCCTCTTTGGTCGAGGAGATCACGAATCATCGAAGCTGGTCGATGTCGAGCTGA